GCGGGCCGAGCCGTTCGCTCAGGCATCCGTCCAGCGCACCGATCGGCCGGCCGACCTGCGGCTGGACATCCGCGAACTGGGCGCGGTCTATCTGGGTGGCACCTCGCTGACCGAACTGGCCAGCGCCGGCCTGGTCGCAGATCTGACCGGGACGAAGCTGGCCAGCACCTCGGTGGCCTTCGGTTGGCCGACGGCTCCGGTCGCGAGCTGGGTCTTCTAGGTTCGGTCTAGAAGGCCTGCGCGAAGAGCTCGGCCAGCCCCGGGGTGTCGGCGGTACCTGAGTAGCCGCAGCCCATGGCCGCACCGTGGGTGGCCGCGATCAGGTACTGCCCGCCCACCGTCGGACTGGCCCCGCCCATCAGCGACTCGCTGTGACCGGCCACCGCGATCTCGACCCGCTCGGCGGGTGCGCCGCGGTAGGTCTTTGACACCTGGAAGGTCACCACGCCGTCGGACACCGCGGTCACCGTGCCGGCGAAGGCGTAGTCGGCCTCTGCGGCCAGGGTCGCGGCCTGCGGCGGGATGCACTTGGCCATGGCCGAGCCCGCAGTAAGCCGGATCGCGGCCGCCGGCGTGGCCGGAGCCTGCTGCTGGGTGCCGGGCAGGCTGCCGAACAGCCAGGCGCCGCCGCCGACGGCGAGGACCGCAGCAGCGGCAACGAGAATGCGCCAGCGCGAGCCGGACGTGGGTGAACTCTGGGCCATGGTGTCCTCCATCAGACGATCAAGCTGATCGGGGGCAAGCGGCGTGAGTTCGTTGGCCGGGTCGGCCGCGCGCAGTTGCTCGCGCAACTCCGAATCGTTCATTGCCTGCTCCCTCCTGTCGTCTCGATATGTCCGGACGCCTGGTCAGGCTTTCCGAGTTCGTCGCGAAGCCGCGCTCGGGCTCGGTGGAGTCGCAGATTGGCCGCGTTGACCGAGATCTGCAGGACCTCGGCGATCTCGGACGGGCCGAGATCCTCCCAGGCCCATAGCCGCAACACCTCGGCGTCGACCGGACGCAGCCGGTCCAGGACCGCGATCAGGTCGACGTCGGCCGGCTCGGGGGCCGGGATCGGCCGCGGTGGATCGACCACGGCGAGTCGGGCGAAGAGGCGTCCGCGCCGACGATGTGAGCGCTCGGCATTGGCCAGGCAGTTGCGCGCCACCCCGTAGGCCCACGGGGTCGGCGGGTCAGGCAGATCGTCGAGGCGTCGCCAGCACACCAACAGGGTCTCGGCGAGCACGTCCTCTGCGGTCGCAGGATCGGTGCGTCGAGCCAGGAAACGGCGTACATCGCCGATCAGGGCCGGGGCCAGCTGCTCGAAGCGCTGCCGGCGCTCGTCCATGGAATCCACTCTTGGCTATGTCCGGCTCAGTCCTTCGACTTTCCGCCGGACAACCCCGTCTTGGTCGACTACTCCGGGTTCGGAGTGGTCTTGGAGATCACCATCAGGAACTCGCGGTTGCTCTGGGTCTTGCGCATCCGGTTGAGCAGCATCTCCAGGCCGGCCTGCGGCTCCTGAGCGCTGAGCACGCGGCGCAGCTTCCAGATGATCGCCAGCTCTTCGCGGCCCAGCAGCAGTTCCTCGCGCCGGGTGCCGGAGGCCACCGGGTCGATGGCCGGGAAGATCCGCTTGTCGGCGAGCTCACGACGCAGCCGCAACTCCATGTTGCCGGTGCCCTTGAACTCCTCGAAGATCACCTCGTCCATCTTCGAACCGGTCTCGAT
The nucleotide sequence above comes from Propionicimonas paludicola. Encoded proteins:
- a CDS encoding RNA polymerase sigma factor, with translation MDERRQRFEQLAPALIGDVRRFLARRTDPATAEDVLAETLLVCWRRLDDLPDPPTPWAYGVARNCLANAERSHRRRGRLFARLAVVDPPRPIPAPEPADVDLIAVLDRLRPVDAEVLRLWAWEDLGPSEIAEVLQISVNAANLRLHRARARLRDELGKPDQASGHIETTGGSRQ